The Devosia sp. 1566 sequence GGCCGATATCGTGATTTCGACCTTGTCGGTGACCGATCAGCGCAAGGAAGTCATCGACTTCTCGCGGCCATATGCGGCCGTGATCTCGGTTGTCGGCGCGCCTGCCGCAACCGAAATCACCGACTGGGAAGATCTGCGTGGCACCCCCATCAGCGTCGTGCGCGGCACCACCCAAGACAGTGAGCTGACGGCGATGGCCGGGGAAAAGGGCATCGAGGTCGTTCGCTACGAAGACGACGCCACGCTTGTGACCGCAGCGATCAGCGGCCAGGCTGCCGCTGTGGCGACCTCAGCGACCGTGGTCAACCAGATCAAGCAACGCAATACCGAGCTCTCCTTTGAGCCAAAGGTGACGATCCGTACCCTCGACGTGGCGATTGGCGTACGCAAGGGCGAAGAGGCGCTCGTGGCCAAGCTCAACGAGTGGATTTCCGCCAACATGGCCAATGGCAAGCTCAACGAAATCTACCTCAAGTACCACGGCTCTCCGCTGCCTGAAGAACTCCAGCAGTAGAAGACGCAGTTGCGGTGGCATCCCATTGCCACCGCAACTGCAGCAAAGATTGGTACACAACCCAGCCAGCACGAACTGAAACGCTCTGGGCTTCCATCCGCATCGTTGGACTTTTTTCCGTAGCCCGATAATTACGGAGGCCGGTGTGCTGGGCGGCCAGATGGAGCACCTGGCAGTCGCCGAACCGGCATTCGACCAGATCCTCGTCTGTCCTGGCCCGATTGGGAAGGCAGCTATAGAAGATGGCGAGCCACCACAGGGTGGGACAGACAGTGCTAGCGTATTCGCGCGCCCCGTACGCAAGTGACAATCAGAACGAAGCTTGCTCCGGCCCTAAAGAGCCCAAGAGTTCAGAAACCCCGCGGCAGAAGCGCCCCATTTCAGCCATTTTGGATACCTTTTCCATTTCCTGAAAGCGGTCGTCCGGCCACATCGTGGCAACGTCACAACGGTGGTGGGAAGCTGCGGTAGGCGGCAAAAGCAATGCTTCCAGCTCTCTGAACAACTCGCTCGCGTACTGCGGTGAGATTGTGCGCCCAAAAATGTCGGTCAAACGCATCATGAGTGAGGACGGCACCAGGATGCCCGCCGACTCAGCATCACCTCGCGCGCATTCGGCCTAACCATCCACCTCAGCACGCCAAACGGTCACTTCGCAGCCGCCAACCCGGCAACGTAGGCGTTCTCCTGCTTCGCCACCATATCGGCAGTGATCCGGGGCTGCGGCGTCTTGCCGAACCGGTTCTCGACGAAGCGGATGTTGGCATCGTTCACGCCGTAGACTTATTTAACCGCGCTCTCGACCGTGTTCTTGTTGACCTCGGCCGCAAGCACCCTCGGCGCTGATGCCCAGAGGCCGTTGATGACGTCCGGATCATGGCTGGCGACGAATAGCCGCCTAGGTCCGATCGGCAGCGCTAGGTGCCCGCCCTTCTGCGCCAGCCCGTTAGTGCGGATCACAGGCCGGTCCGACGTCAGGAGCGGGTAGAAATGCGGTGGGAAAGTGTATATCCGCCAGATCATGCTGTTGATCCTCTCCCCGACGGCCGGGTGATCGACTAGGGAAAAGAAGATCTCAAACAGGTGCTGCTCGACCTCAACCTCGGGATGAACGTCGGCATGTCGATGTCGGGGCCGTCGCATGACTTTATCCTGGGCCGAATGTTTGAGTTCATCACCAGCGATGCCTTCGACGACATCGCCAAGGAAGACCCTTCCGGCGTGCCGCGAGACATCGCGGACTGGATCACCGACGACGAACTGCTCAAGGTCTATGCCGAGATGAAATACCGGGCATCGAACTGCGGGCTTCTTTCATGACGGACTACGAATACGACCTTGCCTTTAGCTTCACTTTTCAGGACGAAGGCGTCGCCACCCAGCTGAACGACCTGCTGGCGCCGAAGATGAAAACCTTCATCTATTACGATCGCCAGAAGGAACTTGCCGGCACAGACGGGCAGGAAACCTTCAGCGCCGTCTATGGCGCCAAGGCGCGCTGCGTTGCCATCCTCTACCGGCCGGAATGGGGCACCACGCGCTGGACCCGCGTCGAGATGGACGCGATCAAGCACCGCTACCTGAACGACGGGTGGAATTTCGCGACGTTCATCGCCACGGTCGACAACCCGGTCATGCCACCATGGTTGCCACAGCAGCGGCTCTACGCCAGCTTGCCGCGGTTCGGCGTCGCTTCTGCCGCGGCCGTCCTCGAGGCCCGGGTGACGGAGCAAGGCGGGCAGCCCAATGAGGAGTCAGTCATCGATCGGGCGGCCCGGTTCAAGCGCGAGCAGGAATTCCGTGACGAGGCGGGGCAGTTTCAGAGAAGCGAGCGAGGAGTGCAGGCTGCCAGGGTAGCGTTCGCCGAGTTCTCGGAGGCGCTGGAGGCCGCCGTGGCAGCCTTGAAACCGTCGATCCCCCAGATCGCTTTCCAGGAGTCGCAAGGCTACCGGATCGTCCAGGGACTCTATCCGACGAACATGATCGCGAACTTCCGCACTCGCTACGCGAACGCCCTCGACGAAGCCAATATGGAAATCAAGCTCTACAAGGGCTTTCCCGACATTCCCGGCTATCGAGGCTCGATCAGCCAGGCCAGCACGCTTAGAAGCATGAAGCTGCAGTATCGGCTCGTCGGGCCCGGTAGGATGGCCTACGTCACGGCTGACGCCAAGGCCCTGGAATTCTCCCCGACGCAGCTCGCCGAGGTGGCGTTAAAGTTCTACATGGACGTGGCAGAAAAGCAGAAGGCCTAGAGGCCGTAGCCGGTTCTTAATGGGCGAAGCCGAAACATTTGTCCGCTTTGGACCCGACTCAGCCACCGTCCCATTTGGACGTCGAACGCCCGCTCTGGATAGACGACCACTAAGCTGTCGGTCCGGAGGCAGCCCAAACTCGTCACCGGCCACTTAGGTGGCCAGTGTCTGCTTTTGACCGCTTCGAATAAAAGCGGACAGACTGCTGTCGGCCCCGCTTTAGACAAGCTTAGTCAGGTCGTCTCCTGCCGCCGTATCGCGTGTGCAGGCTACCTGAAATCTGGTCGACGAACTTGGAGGCAGCGACGGACAGCGATCGTCCCCGCAACTGGCCCAGCACCAATTGGGTCAGCGGCATGTCCCGGTGATCGATCTCGCGCGCCACAAGGTTGCTGTTTCCCTGAGGGATGCCCGGCCGTATCTGAAAGGAAATGACCTGCTCGCTTCCAGCATAGCTGCGCAGGACCTCGAATGAGTCGGACTCGACCACGGTATTGACCGGCAAGGCGGCGCGAACAATGGCGCCCTGCAACAGGTGCCGGATGGCCAGCGAAGGGCCGGGCATTGCGATTGGATATTGGAGGCATTCCCGCAATCGCAGGGTCCGGGCCGCGGCCAGGGGATGGTCCTTACTCATCAGGGCGCATAGCGGCTGGTGGATAACCAGCAGCGGCTGGAACTCTGGCGCCGGCGGCGGGGCGATCACCAGCGCGACATCGGCCTCGAAGGCGGTAACCGCTTCGACGGCGTGGATATGGTCGCGTACCAGCACCGAAAAAGAGACGAGCGCGTGCTGCGCCCGATAGACCGCAATTTCGTGGGGGATGAGATCGTGGGCGAAGGCCTGGCTGGAAGCGATGGTCACATGACCGCGGCGGATCCCTGAAAGATCAGCGATCTGCGAGCGCAACCGCTCGAAATCGGAGAGCTGCGCCCGGATGTGGCGCACGACCAGTTCGCCGGCCGCATTGAGCCGCATGCCTTGCGGCATGCGCTCGAAAACGGGCGTGCCCAGTTCGGCCTCGAAGTCCTGGATACGGCGGGTCAAAGCCGATGGCGTGATTGACAGGCGCTCGGCGCTTCGGCGGATCGAGCCGCTGCCGGCCACATCGTCAATGCATTGCAGTGTCTTGAGGTGCTTCATCTGGATTCGCCTTTGGCGTCGTGTTGACGATTAC is a genomic window containing:
- a CDS encoding transporter substrate-binding domain-containing protein, with the translated sequence MLNLKTFTVSAMMVGAFLAGAMPAHADLLEDIMAAGNIRISTDLAMVPSGMLDGAMTPIGSDVETAQLLAADWGLELEIISTTGATRIPNLQTNKADIVISTLSVTDQRKEVIDFSRPYAAVISVVGAPAATEITDWEDLRGTPISVVRGTTQDSELTAMAGEKGIEVVRYEDDATLVTAAISGQAAAVATSATVVNQIKQRNTELSFEPKVTIRTLDVAIGVRKGEEALVAKLNEWISANMANGKLNEIYLKYHGSPLPEELQQ
- a CDS encoding DUF4238 domain-containing protein codes for the protein MRRPRHRHADVHPEVEVEQHLFEIFFSLVDHPAVGERINSMIWRIYTFPPHFYPLLTSDRPVIRTNGLAQKGGHLALPIGPRRLFVASHDPDVINGLWASAPRVLAAEVNKNTVESAVK
- a CDS encoding LysR family transcriptional regulator, which gives rise to MKHLKTLQCIDDVAGSGSIRRSAERLSITPSALTRRIQDFEAELGTPVFERMPQGMRLNAAGELVVRHIRAQLSDFERLRSQIADLSGIRRGHVTIASSQAFAHDLIPHEIAVYRAQHALVSFSVLVRDHIHAVEAVTAFEADVALVIAPPPAPEFQPLLVIHQPLCALMSKDHPLAAARTLRLRECLQYPIAMPGPSLAIRHLLQGAIVRAALPVNTVVESDSFEVLRSYAGSEQVISFQIRPGIPQGNSNLVAREIDHRDMPLTQLVLGQLRGRSLSVAASKFVDQISGSLHTRYGGRRRPD